The Roseomonas gilardii nucleotide sequence TGCCGCCGCCCTGGCCAACCGGGCGGTCACCGTGCTGACCGCAACCGACGGCGTGAACCTCGATGCCGGCCTCGCCACCACCCGTACCCAACTCTTCCGCTTCGATGCCCAGGGCAGCGGCAACAGCCTGCTGATTCAGCCCCGTGCCGAGTTCGTGGCCCAGGCGGCCAATCTTGGCCAGAACCAGCAGCGTGTGGCCGCCCACCTGCAGGAGCTGTGGGACAGCGGCGCTAGCCTCGGCACCGGCTACACCGCTCTGGCCGGCGTTGCCGATGCCCCCGGCTATGCCCGCACGCTCGACAGCCTCTCCGGCCAGACGCTCGGCGCGGTGGCCGCCTTCCGCTACAGCGCCAGCCAGCACTTCGTCACCACCATGTTCGACGGCTGCCCGACCTACGATCAGGCTGGCATCACCGATGCGGATCAGAGCTGTGGCTGGGCCCGTATCTTCGGCCGCCACAGCAACCAGGACGCCACCTCCGGCGCGCTCGGCTACACCGCCGATGCCTGGACGCTGCAGACCGGCGGGCAGGCGCGGATCGCGCCGAACTGGTTCCTCGGCGGCTCCATCGCCTATGAGAACAGCGACTTCCGCGGCGATGGCGGACTGACCAAGGTCAGCGGCAACAGCCTGCTGCTGGGCGCCACCCTGCGTTACCAGGATGGGCCCTGGCAGGTCTCGGGCGCGCTCGACTTCGGCTACGGCTGGTACGACAGCCGGCGCACGGTGGAGATTGGCTCCGTCGTGCAGCAGGCCAACGCGTCGCCGCGCGCCTGGCAGGTCGGCGCGCACACCCGCATCGCCTATCAGATCCCCTTCGAGGGCTGGTACCTGCAGCCGCGCCTGGACTTGCACCTGAACCACGTGCGCAGCGGCAGCTACACCGAGAGCGGGGCCGCGCCCTTCAACCTGGCGGTGGATGGCCAGGGCGAGACCAGCTTCGCCGCGACCCCCGCCATCGAGGTTGGCGGACGGCTGAACCTGGGTGAGGGGATGGTGCTGCGTCCCTATGCCAGCGCCGGCATCAGCCTGATCAGCAACGGGGACTGGGCGGCAACTGCGCGCTTCGCCGGCCAGCCGGCCAGCCGGGGCTTCCGCGCCACCACGCCGATCCCGAACACGCTGGGCAAGTTCGCGGTGGGGGCGGAACTGCTCTCCAGCGTCAACTGGGACTTCAAGCTCCAGTACAGCGCCGATGTCGGCGATGGCTACGTCTCGCACGCCGGCATGGGCCGCATCGCCTACAGGTTCTGAGGGTAGTTTGCGGGCCAAGGATCATGAGCGCGGCCCCGACCGCGATGCCGGTTCCGCGCTCCACCGGGCCCGGATGGTGCGACAACGGTAGGGAGGATCGGACGATGGACGGGACTGGGCCGGTAGGAGCAACCGGCCGCGCCTCACGTCACGCCCGCGAGGTTGGGGCCCGCAGTAGCCCGCCCGCATTCGCCGCGGCACCCAGGCGCAACGCGATGCGGAACGCTTTCTCGTATCGCTCGACATCCTCCGGCCGGCGCAGGAACCAGAAGATCGGCTCGGTGCCCGTGACCCAGCCGGGCCGCAGACGGGCAACCTCGCGCAGCGCCTCGCGCGCCTCCTCGACAAGGCCAGCCTCGACCGCCGCGACCACCATGGTACGGAAGCAGAGGGCGTAGTCGGGCAGATGCACCGCGCAGTGGCGGAGCGCGATCATCGCCTCCTCGGGACGGCCGCCCAGGAGGAGGGCGCGGCCGAGCACCGCGTGCAGGACGGGCGAACCGTGCGGGTCCTCGGCGATCGCCTGCCGAAAGGCCCTTTCGGCATCCTCCGGGTGGCCCGCAGCGGCCAGCACGTCCCCGCTTGCGATGCGTGCCGCATCGTTGGCGATGCGGTTGGTCCGCAGCGCGAGGCGCGCCGTGGTGACGGCCTCCCCCCAATGGCCCTGCAACGCAAGCGTCAGGCAAAGCGCGGCAAGCGAGTGGGGGGATTCCGGATCCAGTTCGACGGCGTTCCGCGCCAGCCGGATCGACTGTTCCAACGTCTCGCTGTGGCCTTGCGCGCGCCAGCCATGGATCGCGATGCGCGCGAGGGTGATGGCAGTCCAGGCGAGAGCCGGGGCGTAGCCCGGATCGGCCGCCGAGGCGCGGACGAACAGCCCGCGCGCGATGGACGTCTCGGCCTCCGTGCTGCGGAGGTAATGCTCCTGGCCGAGCAACGTGAACTCCCGGGCGCTCAACCGCTCCACGGGCTTCTGCCGCGCCCGGCGCAGGCTCTTGCGCCCGATCTGCACGTTCATCGCTGCCGCGAGCGATGCGATGCCCTCGACAGGCAAGCCGGCAGCCCGACCCGACGGCCACTCCACCCGCTGGGCCCAGAAAGTGGTGCCGGTCGCGAGGTCGTCCAACCGGAGATGGACGCAGAGCAGCTCACCCGCGGAGTGGACATCGCCCTTCACCTCGAAGCCCTGCGTCACCCGTTCATCCGGGCCGGCGACGACGCGCAGGTCGGCGTGACGGACCAGCTCGGCCATGAGGTTCGGCGTGAGCGTGGCGGCAGCCTGCGCGGCATCGGCATCGGCTGGGGCGGCCTGCAGAGGTTGCACGACAAGCGTGTCCTGCCGGAGGAGGCCCGCGAGGCCGTCGACAGACGGTGGCCTTGGCACCGGTCCCGAACGCGTGGGCGGCTCGAGCGGCAAGGCGGCGCGGCTCGTGTCAGGGAGTGTAAGGCCGGCGGCAGGAGCGATCGAGGGTCCGCCTGCGTCGCCGACCGGCTCGGCCGCGCGGCGGTGCGCCGCCTGGAAGCGGTCCAGGTCCTCAGGACGCCGAAAGTACCAGAAGCCGGTGTGGTTGCGCGGCGTCCAGTCCGGCCGGAGGCGGAACAGCTCGCCCCGCGCCGCCAGGGCCTCGGGCATCCGTCCGGCCTCCACCCATGCCACCACGAGGGTATCGTAGGTCGCCGCATAGTCCGGCAGGTGCAAGGCGCACCAGCGCAGCGGCGGCAGCGCTTCCTCCCCCCTCCCTGCCAGCAGCAGCGCCCGTCCGAGGATTCCCCGCGCGGTCGGCGGGCTGAGCGGGTCGAGCGCAATGGTGTCCTGCGCCACCTCCGCTGCCTCCTCGGGGTGCCCAGCGGCGACGAGGACCTCGCAGACGGTGATACGAGGGGGCGCAAAGGCTGACCGGCCCGTGTGCAGCGCCGAACGCGCAACGGCCACTGCCTCCTCCCAGCGCTGATCCAGAACGAGGGCGAAGGCGAGGCGGGCGAGGCAGAGTGGCGAGTCCGGCTGGAGTTGCACGGCACGCCGCGCGAGCCGGAGCGCCTCGTCCCGCGTCGCCTGTCCCCCCGGGCCGCCCCAGCCGTGGGTGATCGCGCGGTGCACGGTGTAGGCCTGCCAAGCATAGGCCGGCGCGTAGTCCGGATCGGCCGCGATCGCGCGGGCGAACATCTCCCTCGCCACCTCCGTATCCGCCTGCGTGACGCGCTGGTGATGGTCCCGTCCGATCAGGCAGAGCTCGCGCGCGGTCAGCGTGGCGACCGGTTTGCGGCGCGCGGCCGAAAGGCTGTGCCGCTCCACCTGCCAGTTGAGGTGGACGGCGAGGGCGGTCAGCCTCGTCGTGGACAGGCCCGGTGCGCTCTTCCGCGGCTGTTCCAGGCGTTCCGCCCAGAGGACAGTCCCGGTCGCGGCATCCTCGAGCCGGATCGTCATTCGCAGGGCCTCCCCGGCGGAGCGCACCTCGCCCTGGACGAGATATCCCTCCGCGGCAACCGCCTCCGCGGCGGGCAGCACGCGCAGCCCTTCGATCCGAGCGAGCTCCGCGACCAGATCGCCCGTCATCGCATCGGCCAAGTGGGCGCAGGTCAGGTCGCCGTCCGGTGCCTCGAAGCGATGGACGGCGATCGGGTCCTGGCGGAGGTCCGCGAAGTCGCGGGCCGGGGGGGCCAAGGCCTTCGGCGCCGGCGCTGCATCGGGGGCGGCGTCCGGCCGGGACGGCCCGTCGCGCCGCACCGCGGCCGTCAGCATGTAGCCTCGCCGGGGGACAGTGCGCAGGATCTGGGCGGCGCGGCTGCCGAAAGCCTGTCGTAGTTCGCCGATGCACTGGGTGAGCGAGTCGTCCGTCACCACCAAGCCCGGCCAGAGCGCTTCGAGCAGCTCCTCCCGCCCCAGGAGCTGTCCAGGATGGTCCAGCAGATGCCGCAGGAGGGCGAAGGTCTTGGGCCGGAGGCGCAGTTCGGTCCCATCGGGTCCCAAGACCACTCCGCGCAAGGCGTCCAGTCGGAATTCGTCGAAGCGATAGGTCCCGGGCTCGTCACGCAACGGCATCAAAAACCCTCATCCACGCATGGACGATCCTAATCCGAAAAATTTCCGAAGATAGGTTCGGAGAAAGATCGTCACGATCTCGGCTGGCCTTCGGGCCCTCCGTCCCGAGGGAGCTGTAAGCCGGTTCGGCATCCCGATCTGGAAACCACGCCGTGCTCCGGTCCACCCGCCCCGACCACCGGACCTTCCCCCGCGTCCGGCTCCTCGCCTCCTGTGCCACCTCGGCCGGTGCGGGCCTCGGCCTGACAGGGTCAGACCCGCGGCGGCCCATGACCCACCCTGCCTTCCGCATCGGTGCGCTCGCGATGCTCGCCGCGCTCGGCCTGAGTCTCACGGCCTGCGCCACGGACCCCGTGGCGATCCCGCCGAACGAAAGCCGCCGCGGCATGAGTCCGGCGGCTGGTGAGCCGATCGCCACCATGTCAGTGACTCCAGCCACTCCTGTGGCGGCCGGCCTCCAGCGGCATGACAGTGGCGCCGGTGATCTCGGCCAACGGCCCAGTCAGCACCGCGGTGGTGCCGGACCATGAGCTGGAGCGCTACACCCTGTGCCTGCGCATCGGAGATCAGGCCCCCTGCGCTCCGGTGCGGCCCGGACGCTACGAGGCGCTGCTGCCGGGTTCACCCGTCGCGCCATCCCACACCTCCGCGACGACCTACCTCGCGGGCTCAGTGGAGCAGATCAAGAAGAGTGGTCACGCCGCGCTTACGGTTCACCCCGCAGGCCTTGCTGTGCACCAACCTCCATCGCGCGCCTGATCAGATCGTGGGCTGGTTCGTCCAGCGTTGGCAGCTGGAGGTCACGTTCCAGGACCCAACGGCAGTGGTCGGACCTCGCCTTGCCTGCTGGCGCTGTTCTCCCTCACCGCCCTCTCGGCCGTCCAGCTCAGGCCCACAGAGCAAGAAGCCGTGGCCAGCGGCGCTTGGCACCGCAAACCACGTCCTACCTTCAATGACATCCTCGTCGCCATGCGACGTCACTTCTGGTACGAACAGGGTTTGCTCACCTCACGGCGCACCAATCACATCTTGAAACCTCGACCCACCCTTCAGCGCGCTATGGCCTACGCCATCTGCCACGCCTCCTGATGGTCAAACACGAGCTTAGGCAGCGAGCATCTTCATGCGAATGATATTCCATGAACCAGGTTGCAGCACCGCAGAGATCTGGCCATCTGCGATGCGTACCTGTTCCAGGATAGATGGCTTGATTCGTTCGGGCTGCTCGCGGCTGTTGACAGCGGCCAGGTCTGAATCGCAGAGCTGTTCTGCCCGGTCGAGACCGAGAAGCTCCATTCCTCGCGTATCGACACGAAGGTCCAGGACGTCGTCCAGGCTCCGGTTCAGCAGGAAAAGCGTGAGGAAACCCTCATCCCGGTCATGTACTGCTGCGCACTTCAGGTACGGGACCTCCGGCATGGAGAAGCGATGCTCCTGCGTCCCACGCGGGTCATAGTAGCTGGTGGCATAGGTTGGCGATTCCACGCGTGACCGCAGGACCCGCCCGCGCCCGAGATTGCTCATCTGGGCGAACGGATAGAAGATCGTTTGCCGCCAGGCCGGACCGCCGGTTTCTGTCATGATCGGCGCGATGGCATTCACGAGCTGTGCGAGGCAGGCAGCCTTCACCCTGTCAGCATGGTTGAGCAGGGAGATGCATGCGCCACCGAAGGCCAGCGCATCGCCCATCGTATAGATTTCTTCCAGGATCTTCGGTGCCACCGGCCAGCCCGGGACAGTCCTTCCTTCCTTCTTCCCCCGTGTACGGTACCAGACATTCCATTCATCGAAACTCAGCATCAGCCTCTTGGACGACCTGCGCTCCGCTGCCACGGCATCGGCAATGGACACGACCTCTTCGATGAAACTATCCATGAGGTCTGCACTGGCCAGGAAGCTCGGCATATCGTCGGCATAGTTGTTCAGATACGTGTGGAGCGAGATGAACTCGACATGCTCGAAACAGTGCTCCAGAACTTCCCGTTCCCACGCACCAAAAGTCGGCATGTTGCGGGCAGAAGATCCACAGGCTGCCAGCTCCAGCGATGGATCGACCCACTTCATCATCTTGGCGGATTCCGTCGCAACACGGCCGTACTCTCGGGCCGTTTTGTGCTCCATCTGCCAGGGACCATCCACCTCGTTACCAAGGCACCAGAACTTGATGTCGTGCGGCTTTTCCCAGCCATGAGAACGGCGCAGGTCGGACCATGCCGTTCCACCCGGGTGATTGCAGTACTCTACGAGATTACGCGCTGCATCGGCACCACACGTCCCGAGGTTGACCGCCAGCATCGGTTCGACATCGGCGGCGCGGCACCAGTCGATGAACTCATTCGTGCCGAAGGTGTTAGGCTCCGTGGACATCCAGGCAAGATCGAGGCGGCGCGGACGCTGCTCCACGGGACCGACCCCGTCTTCCCAGTTGTACCCGGACACGAAGTTGCCTCCGGGATAGCGCATGATGGTCGGGGCCAGCTCCTTCACCAGCGCCAGCACATCCCTGCGGAACCCCTTCTCATCCGCCTCTGGATGGCCGGGTTCGAAGATACCGCCATAGACGCATCGCCCGAGATGCTCGACGAAAGCTCCGAAGAGACGGTCATGCGTATCGCCGATGGCGACGTCGCGATCGATGGTCACCTGTGCCTTCAAGGCTTCGTTCCTTCCCTGTTTCCTATGGGCCGTGTGCCGGTTGTCCGGCCGGCTCCGGCGCGTCATCCCATGCACCCTCGATGGAGAGCACGGATTCCTTCAACTGGATGGCGTAGGGATGCCTCGGGTTCGACAACACTGTGCGTGCATCGCCCGTCTCCACCACCTCGCCATGTCGCATGATCATGACGCGATCGCTGATCGTATAGGCTGTCGCGAGATCGTGCGTGATGTAGATGATCGAGACCCGCAGGTGATCCCGGAGCTCCCTGAACAGGTTCACGATGGTCATGCGCAGCGAGGCATCGATCATCGAGACGGGTTCATCCGCCACGAGCAGCGCTGGGCCAGGGATCAGAGCCCGCGCGATCGCGGCACGCTGCAACTGCCCCCCTGACATCTCATGCGGAAAGCGGCCTTTCACCTCTGCGAGTGAAAGACCCACCTGTTGAAGGGCACGGTCGGAAGCCACCTCGGCCTCTTCTTGCCCCGATGCTCCAGCGAGGTTACGGGCGGTGGCGTAGAGGTAGCGATCCACCCGGACGAGCGGGTTGAAGGCCTCGAAAGGGTTCTGGAAGATCGGCTGCACCTGTCGCATGAAATCCAGTCGGGCGCGACGCCCTCCGAGACGTGCCATATCAAGGCCCCGGAAGAGAATCTTTCCCTCTGTCGTTTCGCTCATGCCTAGCACCATGCGAGCCAAGGTAGATTTGCCGCTGCCCGACTCTCCGATGATCGCAAAGACTTCCGGCTGCCCGGCATCCAGAACGAAGGACACGTCCCGCACCGCCGGCGTCTTCCGACGCGCGAAGAGACCGCCGCCATAGGTCTTGCAAACCTGTCGCAGTTCGAGGAGTGGCGTCGTCATGATACCCTCCCCTGGACCACGGCGTGACAAGCGACGCGGTGGTCAGGCCGGACCTCCTCGAAAGCCGGCACCACCTTCCGGCACACCGGCATGGCGAGCGGACAACGCGGATGGAAGCGGCAACCCGGCGGCGGATCGGCCAGGCTGGGCGGCTTGCCTTCCAGCCCATGCCGCGGCCTATCGTCGCCGATACGGGGAAGGCTGGCGATCAGATGGCGCGTATAGGGATGCAGCGGCCGCTGAAAGAGCTGCCGTGTCGGCGCTTCTTCCGCTAGCCGCCCCGCATACATGATACCGAGCCGGTCGGTGAGGTTGGCATGCACGGCCATGTCGTGCGTGACGAAGAGGACGGAAGAACCCATCTCGCGCTGCAGTCTGCGGATCATCCCCAGAACGCCTTTCTGCACTACGACGTCGAGCGCGGTGGTGGGCTCGTCGGCGATCACGAAATCCGGGCGGCAGACGGTGGCGAGGGCGATGGTGACCCGTTGCCGCATGCCGCCAGATAGTTCATGCGGGAAGCGTTCCAGCACCTCGGACGGCAGATGCAGATGGGCCAGATGCGCCTGGACCCTATGCAGGAACTCCGGCATGGGCAGACCCATATGGCGGAAAGCGAAGTCCACGAAGGCGTGCCGGATCCTGCGCACTGGATTCAGCACGTTCATCGAGCCCTGCATGATATAGGACAGGTTCCGCCAGCGTAGGGCTGAGAGTTCCAGTTCCGGCAAGGCATAGAGGTCGCGTGGTCCGGTGCCGAAATCGAACCTGATCTGCCCGGCTACCACCTGCAAGGGTGGGCGGATCGCCCGGGCAATGGTCTTGATCAGGCTGCTTTTGCCGGAGGAGCTTTCGCCCGCTAGCCCATAGATCTCATCCCGGCGGATCTCAAGGCTGATATCGTCCACGGCACGCACCTCGCGAACCGTGCCATAGGCATTCACGCGGTAGTACGCTTTGAGGCCCTCGACGGAAAGGATAGGGCGTGGCCGCGTGGACAGGATCGGCAGAGCGGCGGGGGGAGCGACAGCCAGCATCACGCGCCGCCTCCCATGCGCGCGAGGCGGGAGCGTGGATCGATGTACTCGTTCATCGAGACCGCCAGAAGGAACAGCGCCACGAAGACGGCGACGACCAGGGCCACGGGCGCCGCGATCCACCACCAGATTCCTGAGACCAGGGCGGCATGCTGGTTGGCCCAGTAGATCATCCCGCCGATGGTGGGCGTGTTGACGTCGGTGAAGCCCAGGACCGAGAGCGTTACCTCCAGCCCGATGCTCCAGTTCATGTTGTTCATGGTGGTGGTGAAGATCACCGGCATGACGTAGGGCAGGTGCTCGCGTGTCACAATCCGGGCTGCGCTCATGCCGGAGAATGCGGCCTGGGCCGTGAACTCGCGTGTCTTAAGCGACAGGGCTATGGAGCGAACCAACCGCGCATCATAGGCCCAACCGAGACAGGCGGCGACGAGTGCCAGCAGTGCCCAGGTCATCTGATCCCGCATCACGAAGTAGAAGAGCACCAGGATGGGGAAGAGCGGCACCACGATGAAACTGTCGTTGATTGACATCAGCGCCCGGTCCGCAGTGCCGCCGGCATAGCCGGCGAGAAGACCCACGGTGAGCGCGATGATCCGGCTGATCACGGCAACGGTGATGCCGAAAAGCAGCGTGTTCCGGATCGCGAAGGAGAGCTGCCAGAAGACATCCTGCCCGCGTGAGGTGGTGCCCAGGATGAACTGTGCCGAGGGCGGCATGTCAGGCGGCACGACATAGACATCCAGGGGAGGATAGGGCGAAAGGAAGGACAGCAGCGCTACGATGGCTACGGCCAGCAGCAGCAGGCCGCCGAGAGCGAACTCCCAGTTGTAGCGCAGCAGGTCCCGCAGGATACGGATCATGTCAGCGCCCCTGGACCCTTGGATCGAGCAAAGGATAGAGCAGGTCCACCAGCAGCACCGCGGAGGAAACGGCGAGGATCGAGATGGTGGTCACGCCGATCACCAGACTGTAGTCACCCGCGTGAACCGCCGAGACCAGGAGTGAGCCGAGCCCGGGATAGCCAAAGACCTGTTCGGTGATGATGGCGCCATTGAAGATGGCCCCGAGCGACATGGCGAGCCCTGTCACCTGCGGCGCGAGCGCGTTGCGCATGACATAGGCGGACAGGATGGTGCGCCTCCGGACACCGGCCAACTCCGCATAGACAGCGTAGTCTTCGGTCACGACATTCGAGACGAGGGAACGCATGCCCATGAACCAGCCACCAATCCCAACCAGGATCAACGACAGGGCCGGAAGAAGGGAATGGCGCAGGACGCTGAGCATGAATTCCAGCGTGAAGCCTGGCTGGAGGCCCTGCGCATAGGCACCCGTGATCGGCAGGATTGGCCAGACGAAGCCAAAGAGGATCAGAAGCACGAAGGCCACGATGTAATAGGGCACGGGATGCACGGCCATGGCGGCGATGCCGGCCAGCTTGAGCAGCCGGCTGCGCCGATAGTAGCCCGCCAGACCGCCAAGGAGGTTGCCCAGTCCCCAGGCCACCAGCGTGGAGACCGCCATCAAGCCGAAGGTCCAAGGCAAGGCGCGGCCGATCAGCGTCCCGACCGGGGTCGGGAAGGCGGAAAGCGAGGGGCCGAAATCGCCGACCAGAATCCTCCGCCAGAAAGACAGCCACTGGCTCAGCGGACTGCCGCCGGTGCCATAGAGATCCTGCAGGGATCGGCGCATCATCTCGATGGCTTCGGGGCTCGTGGTGCCAAAGGCGGTGGCGGCGGTGATGGTCTGCTCCACCGGGTCGATCGGCGTGGCATGCGTGATGACATAGGTCACGTTGATGCCGACAAAGACGACCAGCAGGAACTGCATCAGACGCTTGATCAGATGGAGGCCATAGCCCTGCATGCGTACATCCCTCGCCTTGCGGAGAGGCGGGCATAAAGCGCCCGCCAGCCGGTTATCAGGCGGCGCGCGGCTTCAGGCGCACCAGCATGTAGCGAGAGTTGCCCCAGTTGGGCACAGGGTTGGCGAAGGGTGCTTCCGAATTGGGGAAGCCCGTCCAGTAGGTCGTATCCATCGAGGTGAAGACGTTATACGCCATGAGCGGGATGATCGGCATTTCCCGGACCATCAGCTTGGCATAGTCGCGGCCGATCTCGACCACCGATGGATCGTCGAAGGGCGTCCGCCGCATGCGCTCGATGACCGCGTCCATCTCCGGGCTCGACCAGCGCTGCCAGTTGCGCCAGGGCTGCGCCTTGCCGGGTGGCGCGACATATTGGGAATGCCAGCTATCGAGGAAATAGGCGAGGTCCGGATGGCCGCCATAGGTCTCGACGCTCCAGGCAATGACGGTCTCGAAGTCGCCGGCGTTGCGGCGATCGGACATGGTCGTGCCCTGTGCCACGTCGATCCGGC carries:
- a CDS encoding ABC transporter ATP-binding protein; the encoded protein is MTTPLLELRQVCKTYGGGLFARRKTPAVRDVSFVLDAGQPEVFAIIGESGSGKSTLARMVLGMSETTEGKILFRGLDMARLGGRRARLDFMRQVQPIFQNPFEAFNPLVRVDRYLYATARNLAGASGQEEAEVASDRALQQVGLSLAEVKGRFPHEMSGGQLQRAAIARALIPGPALLVADEPVSMIDASLRMTIVNLFRELRDHLRVSIIYITHDLATAYTISDRVMIMRHGEVVETGDARTVLSNPRHPYAIQLKESVLSIEGAWDDAPEPAGQPAHGP
- a CDS encoding ABC transporter ATP-binding protein; the encoded protein is MDDISLEIRRDEIYGLAGESSSGKSSLIKTIARAIRPPLQVVAGQIRFDFGTGPRDLYALPELELSALRWRNLSYIMQGSMNVLNPVRRIRHAFVDFAFRHMGLPMPEFLHRVQAHLAHLHLPSEVLERFPHELSGGMRQRVTIALATVCRPDFVIADEPTTALDVVVQKGVLGMIRRLQREMGSSVLFVTHDMAVHANLTDRLGIMYAGRLAEEAPTRQLFQRPLHPYTRHLIASLPRIGDDRPRHGLEGKPPSLADPPPGCRFHPRCPLAMPVCRKVVPAFEEVRPDHRVACHAVVQGRVS
- a CDS encoding ABC transporter permease → MQGYGLHLIKRLMQFLLVVFVGINVTYVITHATPIDPVEQTITAATAFGTTSPEAIEMMRRSLQDLYGTGGSPLSQWLSFWRRILVGDFGPSLSAFPTPVGTLIGRALPWTFGLMAVSTLVAWGLGNLLGGLAGYYRRSRLLKLAGIAAMAVHPVPYYIVAFVLLILFGFVWPILPITGAYAQGLQPGFTLEFMLSVLRHSLLPALSLILVGIGGWFMGMRSLVSNVVTEDYAVYAELAGVRRRTILSAYVMRNALAPQVTGLAMSLGAIFNGAIITEQVFGYPGLGSLLVSAVHAGDYSLVIGVTTISILAVSSAVLLVDLLYPLLDPRVQGR
- a CDS encoding ABC transporter permease, which encodes MIRILRDLLRYNWEFALGGLLLLAVAIVALLSFLSPYPPLDVYVVPPDMPPSAQFILGTTSRGQDVFWQLSFAIRNTLLFGITVAVISRIIALTVGLLAGYAGGTADRALMSINDSFIVVPLFPILVLFYFVMRDQMTWALLALVAACLGWAYDARLVRSIALSLKTREFTAQAAFSGMSAARIVTREHLPYVMPVIFTTTMNNMNWSIGLEVTLSVLGFTDVNTPTIGGMIYWANQHAALVSGIWWWIAAPVALVVAVFVALFLLAVSMNEYIDPRSRLARMGGGA
- a CDS encoding alpha-N-arabinofuranosidase, with protein sequence MKAQVTIDRDVAIGDTHDRLFGAFVEHLGRCVYGGIFEPGHPEADEKGFRRDVLALVKELAPTIMRYPGGNFVSGYNWEDGVGPVEQRPRRLDLAWMSTEPNTFGTNEFIDWCRAADVEPMLAVNLGTCGADAARNLVEYCNHPGGTAWSDLRRSHGWEKPHDIKFWCLGNEVDGPWQMEHKTAREYGRVATESAKMMKWVDPSLELAACGSSARNMPTFGAWEREVLEHCFEHVEFISLHTYLNNYADDMPSFLASADLMDSFIEEVVSIADAVAAERRSSKRLMLSFDEWNVWYRTRGKKEGRTVPGWPVAPKILEEIYTMGDALAFGGACISLLNHADRVKAACLAQLVNAIAPIMTETGGPAWRQTIFYPFAQMSNLGRGRVLRSRVESPTYATSYYDPRGTQEHRFSMPEVPYLKCAAVHDRDEGFLTLFLLNRSLDDVLDLRVDTRGMELLGLDRAEQLCDSDLAAVNSREQPERIKPSILEQVRIADGQISAVLQPGSWNIIRMKMLAA
- a CDS encoding winged helix-turn-helix domain-containing protein, translating into MPLRDEPGTYRFDEFRLDALRGVVLGPDGTELRLRPKTFALLRHLLDHPGQLLGREELLEALWPGLVVTDDSLTQCIGELRQAFGSRAAQILRTVPRRGYMLTAAVRRDGPSRPDAAPDAAPAPKALAPPARDFADLRQDPIAVHRFEAPDGDLTCAHLADAMTGDLVAELARIEGLRVLPAAEAVAAEGYLVQGEVRSAGEALRMTIRLEDAATGTVLWAERLEQPRKSAPGLSTTRLTALAVHLNWQVERHSLSAARRKPVATLTARELCLIGRDHHQRVTQADTEVAREMFARAIAADPDYAPAYAWQAYTVHRAITHGWGGPGGQATRDEALRLARRAVQLQPDSPLCLARLAFALVLDQRWEEAVAVARSALHTGRSAFAPPRITVCEVLVAAGHPEEAAEVAQDTIALDPLSPPTARGILGRALLLAGRGEEALPPLRWCALHLPDYAATYDTLVVAWVEAGRMPEALAARGELFRLRPDWTPRNHTGFWYFRRPEDLDRFQAAHRRAAEPVGDAGGPSIAPAAGLTLPDTSRAALPLEPPTRSGPVPRPPSVDGLAGLLRQDTLVVQPLQAAPADADAAQAAATLTPNLMAELVRHADLRVVAGPDERVTQGFEVKGDVHSAGELLCVHLRLDDLATGTTFWAQRVEWPSGRAAGLPVEGIASLAAAMNVQIGRKSLRRARQKPVERLSAREFTLLGQEHYLRSTEAETSIARGLFVRASAADPGYAPALAWTAITLARIAIHGWRAQGHSETLEQSIRLARNAVELDPESPHSLAALCLTLALQGHWGEAVTTARLALRTNRIANDAARIASGDVLAAAGHPEDAERAFRQAIAEDPHGSPVLHAVLGRALLLGGRPEEAMIALRHCAVHLPDYALCFRTMVVAAVEAGLVEEAREALREVARLRPGWVTGTEPIFWFLRRPEDVERYEKAFRIALRLGAAANAGGLLRAPTSRA